One genomic region from Mycobacterium basiliense encodes:
- a CDS encoding carbonic anhydrase gives MHGLEWVARNVGRRRLLALGAGALGLGALAKAAPSSATTDPPPEGYEALLLMCIDPRFVHPTNQYMEQRGLIDRYSQFALAGAAAGAVSQHWAVWHNTFWDNLAASMELHSINGVIVVNHRDCGAVQIAYGDDVISTPERETATHERILGTFRQEALRRHPGIDVETWLMALDGSVQPIGR, from the coding sequence GTGCACGGCTTGGAGTGGGTGGCACGCAACGTGGGTCGCCGCCGGTTGCTGGCGTTGGGCGCCGGCGCGCTCGGTCTGGGTGCACTGGCAAAAGCTGCGCCGAGTTCCGCTACGACGGACCCGCCGCCCGAGGGCTACGAGGCCTTGCTGTTGATGTGCATCGACCCCCGTTTCGTGCACCCCACCAACCAATACATGGAGCAACGCGGTCTGATCGATCGCTACAGCCAGTTCGCGCTGGCCGGAGCTGCCGCCGGAGCCGTCTCGCAGCACTGGGCGGTTTGGCACAACACGTTCTGGGACAACCTTGCCGCGTCGATGGAACTGCACTCGATCAATGGAGTGATCGTCGTCAACCACCGAGATTGCGGCGCGGTGCAGATCGCCTACGGTGACGACGTGATCTCCACCCCGGAACGCGAGACCGCCACCCACGAACGCATCCTCGGCACCTTCCGACAGGAAGCGCTCCGGCGCCACCCGGGTATCGATGTCGAGACGTGGCTCATGGCGCTGGACGGCTCGGTGCAGCCGATCGGCAGGTAG